The Paenibacillus sp. FSL H7-0357 nucleotide sequence CACCTGCGGATGGAGCTGAATATATTTCAGCTGTTCTGCCGGAACCGGTTGTTCTAAACGGGCATGCCAATTACCGCGGTCCTTGACGGTCGTATCCACCTCGTTAAGCCACTGGGAATAAAGTAGAAAACCAGAGGCGCAGAGTAAGGTGGCAGCGATCAGAATGGCCGTGAAGATGAACATTGTGCTGCGCTTGTTCGCCTTGAGATGGGAGCGGACGTAGTCTCCGATGATAGTATTCATTGCCGGATCACCTCGTCGGAAACAATGCGGCCGTCTTCCAGGGTGATAATCCGGTCCGCTTCCAGCGCAATCTTCTCGTTATGGGTAATGAGCAGAACGGTCTGATTGAATTGCCGATGGGACAATTTCAGCAGCCCGACCGTTTCCTCTGTATTTTTCCTGTCGAGATTTCCGGTCGGTTCGTCCGCCAGTAGGAGAGCAGGTCTGTAAATCAAGGAACGGGCGATAGCCACGCGCTGCTGCTGCCCGCCGGATAGCTGGCCCGGCAGGTGGTCGAGCCGCGATTCCAATCCCAGGCTGCGGATAATGTCCTGTAGCCGCTGTTCATCCGGCACCCTTCCATCCAGGAGCATTGGCAGTACAATATTTTTCCGGACACTTAAGGCAGGGATAAGATTATAGAACTGGTAGATCAGCCCGACCTTCCTTCTGCGGAATACCGCTAATTCTTCTTCGTTCAGCTGTGCAATGTTCCGGTCCTCAATCATGATCGTACCGCTGGTCGGGCGGTCTACGCCGCCCAGCAGATGCAGCAGAGTGGACTTGCCGGAACCGGAAGCGCCGATAATGGCGACGAATTCGCCTTTTTGTACCGACAGCTGAACGGAGTCAAGGGCGGTAACGAGCGAATGTTCCGAACCGTAGGCTTTCGTCAAGTTCTCACAACGTAATATTTCCATGGGTGGAGCCTCCTTTGTACGGTCCACTCTACCAGCCCACGGTGACATTCCGGTGACGGTGGAAGATTAATGGGCATACCACTTGATGACAAAACGGGCCCCGCCCTCCGGCCGGTTCTCCGCATGGATGCTGCCGTTCTGCCGCTGAATGATGGAATGGGCCAGCGCAAGACCGATACCAACGCTGTCCTTGCGGGCATTGCTCCCTTTGTAAAAGCGTTTGAATATATGCGGAAGTTCTTCCGCAGGAAATCCCGCCCCGGAATCCTCCACTATAATTTGCGTGTACACGGGGTTCAGCGCGTAAGATACAGTGATGTTGCCGCCAGTAGGGGTATGCTCCGAACAGTTCATCAGAACATTGAGCAGTGCTTCCGAGCTCCAATGGTAATCTCCGCGGTAGCTGATGGCGGGGCTGGATTGAAGGGTCAAGGTTTGCCTTCTGCCGGAGAGGATATTCTCCAGAGGTTCAGCGGCGCTGGCCAGCATCGTGTACACATCCACCGGAAGCTGCTGCAGTTCCAGCGTTCCCGCATCCAGCCTGGACAACGTCAGCAAGGACGATACCAGACGCTCCAGACGGGTTAGCTGGCTTTGGATTTTCTCCACATATAAGGCGTCTGCGCTGTTCTGCCTGCTGTCAGCCAGTAATTCAGCCATCAAAGAGACAGAAGTCAGCGGTGTCTTGATCTGATGGGCAATGTCGGACAGATTGTCGGCGAGCGATTGCCTTTCCAGCACGGCTGTCTCACGGGTATGCCGCAGCTCTACAACAGTCTTATATAATTCGTCTTCCAGGAAAGAGTATTCATCCTCACCAGTCCGGGGCAGAATATGGTGCTGTCCCTGATTAATGGAATAGAGATAGGCTGTCAGTCCGGCGATTCTTTCCTTTCTTTTGATTTGTAATCGATACTGAACTGCTGCAAACAGCAGAAACAGGAGCATCCACAGGCCCACACTTCCCGCGATGATCAGCAGGCGGTTCTTGTTATTAAAAGTGTGGAGGGTATACCCATAGCGGTGCAGAAGTTCGGTGCCGGTCTGCAAATCGGCGGCATTCTCGTCATGCAGTCCTTGTAGCAGGGCCTGTTCCAGCTCCGAGTGGCGGCTGTAGGATGTCCCGGTGAGCCGCGCCGTTTGGGTATATTCAGCCTGCGAGACGAGCCGGGATATGCCAATCCCCATAACCAGTCCGGCAAACAAGGCAGCGGCGAAGGCCAGAAGGAGAAGCCGGCTGTACCTGCGTCTATTCATCATCTGGCTCCAGGCGGTAGCCGATGCCGCGAATCGTCTTGATGCTGGAGGAAGGGCCTAATTTCTCCCGCAGCCGCTTTATCATCACGGTCAAAGTGTTATCGTTGACAAAATCCCCGTCCGCATCCCATAATTTCTCAAGCAGCACTCTGCGGGTCAGCGTCTGATTCTTGTTCTGCAGCAGCAGCAGCAGCAGGCGGTATTCACCGGCGGTCACCGGCACCTCTGTTCCGCTGCAGAATACCTGCGTTTTGACCGGATCGAGCAGAAGTGCTCCGCAGGTGAGGCGGGCTGACGCAGGGGCGGCGATTCCTGTCCGGCGCAGTACGGCCTGGATGCGGGAAAGTACCACACTAAGCTGAAACGGCTTAACGATATAATCATCAGCCCCCATATCCAGACCCTGCACGATATCATGCTCGTCATCCCGCACAGTCAGGAAGATTACCGGAATATCGGACATCTGTTTGACATAAGAGCAGAAATCATAGCCGTTGCCGTCAGGAAGATTCCAGTCCAGCAGGATCAGATCATGGGGGCTGGCGGTCAGCATATTTTTGGCGGTACTGACCCGATCGGCATGTTGAATACCAAAACCCTTTTGCAGCAGGAACACTTTAAGTCCAAAGGCAATAGTCGCGTCATCTTCAACGATCAGAATTTGTTGTTGTCTCATGTTTCTAGTATATCCATTTTAGTTTTTGGAAGGAAAGTATATCTTTAACTATACCTGCGATGATTACAATGCTGCCAATGCAGGTAATATATACAAATAAGCCTCTGCTAAAAGGTAAGCCAAACCACACGATATATACTATAAACCGATGATAGGGTGAGGAAGAATGAGAAAAACAATGATATTGACTCTATTGACCTGCAGTTTAGTATTTGCCGGTTGCAGTAATAATGCAGACAGCAAGGTAAATTCGGCAGAGCCGGATCAGACTGCTCAGCAAACAGTAACAGCAACGGCGCCGGCACCGGCAACAACACCAGAAGCAACCCCGGTAACAACCCCGGAAGCCACACCGGAGGAAACGTCGCCGGAAGCGTCGCCTGCAACCGGGCAGGAGCCTGCCGCCGGATCGATGAAGCAGGACTACTTGAAGAAGCTGGATAAGATTGAAGAGGGGCTTACGGATTTGCAGGCTTTATCTGATGAAGGGACAACGGCGGCGATGATCGAGGCTGCGGACAAGGAGTACGGACGGTGGGATGCGGCTCTAAATGAGATTTACCAGGTGCTCAAGCAGCAGCTCCCGAAAGATGAAATGGCCAAATTAAAAGAAAAGCAATTAAAATGGATCACAGAAAGAGATGAAACGGCGGCGAAGGCAGCGGCAGAATTTGAAGGCGGAACGATGGAGCCGCTGGAATATGCAGCGACCCAGTCAGGGGTCACGAAGGAAAGATGCTATGAGCTGGTTGAGCTGTATATGAAGTGAACAGGATACATCGCAAAAAAGACACCCCCGGGGTGTCTTTTTAATATTGTATGAAAATATATGAAGAAACGGATGTCGTTCTTTGTTAAAGAAGGCAAAGCTGGTTCTTCTTTATTCAGCCCCTAAGCTGCTAAACCCCACCGCCGCCCCCCATTAATCCCTTAAGCCCACTCATAAACGGTCTGATTGTCTTAATCATGCCGTAGCCCATCTTCATCACCGGCATAGCTTTCTGAATCATTCCGAAGAAGCGGAGTCCGCCGCCCATCAGTCCGCCCAGTCCGCCTAGCCCCCCGCCCAGTCCGGCAGCGCCGGCACCCGAGCCTCCGAGCAAGGATCCGAGCATCGGCAGAAATGCTGAGGTTGTGGCCTTTTGCGAACGGGAGGTGGAAGTTCTACGTGGTTTATGGCTACTGCGCTGTTTGGAGAGAATCAGCGCCCCCTGATCGAGTCCGGTTATCCATCCTACATAGGTACGCCCGTCATGCAGCGTAATGCAGACCTTTCGGCCTTTCAATCGTTTTGCCTGCTTGCGCACTCTTGCTGAATTGCCCATTTGCAGATCACCTCATTGTTCTATTTACTCCTATAGTACACAGAGGATTGGATACGGCTTGTGCTAGTTCCACGAGTATGGCAAAAAAAGTTGAGAAATAACCGCCTAATGAGGTAGTATAGCTATATGGTATTTATTTTTATAAATTGATTCATATTTATATTAAATAAAAGGTTAGGAGAGACCCTAATGACTAATTTCCGCGATCAAATCATTGCACATTACAAATTCGAGGATGCAGACCATATCGCTAAAGACAGCTCTGGACAAGGGCGGAACGGAGAGGCCTTCGGCAAGGTAGCACCGGTAATCTCCGAGGTGAGCGGCAGAGTGGCTGCAACATTTGCGGGTGGCGATGCAGGAACCTCGTATGTCCGGCTTCCGGCGGACTTGCTTCAAGATGTAAGCGACAACACGGGGATAACCGTTGCTGCATGGGTGAACTTTGCCAAGGGTGCTAACGTATGGGAGCGGATCTTTGACTTTGGCAAAGGGGAGAAAGGGCCTTATCTGTTCCTGACACGTAATTTGCGCGGTACTCTGTCTGCCCACGGCGATCTGGCCGTTGATCCGGGCAGAGGATTTGCCGGGGGCGAGTGGATGCACATTGCCATGTCTGTAACGGGTACGCAAGGCGGCACTTTAAGCAGTGCGGGTCCGGTGGTGTATGTGAACGGTGAAGCCGTGGCCGACGGCTCGATCAGCCAGACCTCCAGCGGCAACTATGCCCAGCTGCGCAGATGGTTCGCGACCTTTACGGATTCGGACAACTACAGCAGCAATTTTATCGGCCGTTCGCAGTTTGCTGCGGATGCAGACTTTGCCGGCTCGCTCTCGGATATGCGGATTTATAAAGCGGGTTTGTCGATGGACGAGGTCATTGAGGTGATGTGCGATTCTTTGAGTGATGAAGAGATCGTAAGGCTGGCCAGAGACAAGTATCTTGCCTTCCCCACGACCATAATCACTAAGGACTTGTCACTGCCGGCTTCGCTGATGGGCGGAAAAGTTGAAGTGAGCTGGAAATCTAGCCAGCCTGCGGCGCTTCTGGATAATGGACAGGTTCAGGAAATAAGCTCTGCTCAAGCGGCAACCCTTACCGCAGTTCTGACCCGGGGGCCTGTCTCTATGGAAAAAAGCTTCGACGTCTCAGTGCTGCCGCAGGATCTGCCTCCATATACACTGACCATCCATGGGAATAAGGAAATCCTCGATGTCAGCGAGGTGATGTACGGCTTGTTCTATGAAGACATTAACAACGCAGCGGACGGTGGAATTTATGCTGAGCTGGTGCAGAACCGCTCGTTCGAATCTTTTGCTTTTGATACCTATTCCCATACTTCCGGGGAATGCGGCTGCTCCACCGGCCGGAACCGCGAGCCCTTATTCGCGTGGTCCGGAGATACCGGTAAGATGCTCCCGCAGCACAGCGGCGGACTAAATGAACATTTTGGCGTAAAGGACCCGGAAGTAAATGCTTATTATGTGACGGTGGCGGATGGCGCCGTGATTCAGAACAAAGGGTTTGCTGATTCCAACGGAAATTGTGCCATGTCCATACTAACGGGCGCGAAGTACGATTTCACAATCTGGGCGAAGGCAGAGTCAGCCGGTACAATTACGCTGCAGCTTCAGGGGGCGGACGGGTCAGCGATCAGTGATTCCGTAATCGTGAAAGTGGAGGGCGGAAACACCTGGAAGAAGTATGGAGTGGATGCCAAGCTTGTGCTGACGGGTTCGGCCACGGCTCTTGGCCAGCTGGCGCTTGCTTTTGCGGGTGAAATTTCGATCGACATGGTGTCCCTGGTTCCGCAGGATGTATGGGGGGCAGGCGAGGAAAAGCACTCCCGGTCGGCTCACGCCAACTATACGGGCAACCCGAACTACCGGCTGAGAAAAGATCTGGTGAACGCGCTTGTCGGTATGCATCCGAAATTCCTGCGTTTCCCCGGCGGCTGCATCTCTGAAGGCTCCTTTATTTGGGAGAATGTGTATGACTGGAAGGATTCCATCGGAGCGGTTGAGCTGCGCAAAGAAAATTACAACGTATGGGGCTACATGATGACTATGGGCCTCGGCTATATGGAATATTTCCAGCTGGCAGAAGACCTTAATGCAACTCCGCTTCCGGTGATGGCTTGCGGCGTGCTGTGCCAGGCGCGTTCAGACTACGCCCATCCGGCCGGAGGCGAATTACGGGATTATTACATCAAGAACTTTACCGACCTGATCGACTTCGCCATCAGCATGGACTTCGAGAATAACGAATGGGCGGCCATGCGCAGCAAGATGGGCCATAAAGCTCCGTTTGATCTGCGCTATCTGGGCGTAGGCAACGAGAACTGGGGTACAGAGTTCTTCGCCAACTTTGAAGTGTTCAAGACATCAATAGATGCCTATATGGAGCAGAACTATCCGGGGCATGAGCTGCATATTATCTCCACGGTTGGCGCGCAAGCGGACGATGATGCGTATCAACAGGGCTGGAAGTTCCTGAGCGGCAATCTCAGCGGATCGGCTGAGGTGGCTTTTGCCGACGGGCATAAAGTAATTGAAGAAACGGTAACCTGGTACGGGCAGCAGAGCAATTACATGGACACGATTGCCGATGAGCATTACTACCGTTCCAATGACTATCTGCTTGCGAATGCCGACCGGTATAATTACTACTATAGAGCGTATAACGCTGACGGCAGCATCGACTGGAAGGAAACCTCCAAGGTATTTGTCGGGGAATATGCTTCTACGGACAAAAACACACTGGCCGGCGCAGTAGCAGAGGCAGCGGTTATGACCGGATTCGAAAACAATGCGGATGTCGTTCTGCTCGCCGCCTATGCACCGCTGTTCAACAAGGTGCTGACGGACGGGACCTACCGCTGGACACCGGACTGCATCTGGTTCGACGATGAGACAGTCTGGTACACCCCGAACTATTATGTGCAGCAGCTGTATGCCAAATATTTGGGCAATAAAGTACTGGCAACCTCCTTCTCCACGTATAGAAACGGCAAACCGGCAGCACTCCTTCCTCATGGCGGAATTGAAGTGGCGGCAGGCAATGCTGATATTCTGGTGAAGCGCGTGACCGTAACGTCGAATAAGGATGGCTGTGTGCTGCTTAATCAGGACTTTACACAGGCGCTGGATCCGGCTTGGCAGACCATCCCAGGCTCCGCAGGGTATACCGTTCAGGCGGATAAAGGGCTTGTACTTAAAGCCCAGGCCAGCGGGCTGAACGGCCTTTACATCCTGAATGACAGCTGGACCGATTACAAGGTGGAGGTTGTTGCTTCGCGAATCGCGGGGGAGGACGGTTTCTACGTGGGCGCAGGGCTGACTGACATTTCACCGGAGAACAAGGACGTCCTCGAATATGCTATCAGCTATGGCGGCAACGCTACCGGTGTGAAGGTATACAAGCAAGGCGTGGAAGCCTATACCTTGGGCGACTACTCTTCCAGCACGGCGGCAGGCAATCTTAGAGCAGCCAGCTATGAAGAGATTTCCGACAACACGGAATACACGATTACAGTGAATTACGGTGGTGAAACCGGAGAGAGCCTGATCTGTTCGTATACGGACGGCAGAGCAGCCAGCAAGGTGCTGGACTACAAGCTGGAGGCCTACAACAGAGAGATCTTCAACTCGGTTACAAAAGATGCGAAGCATGTGTATGTAAAGCTTGTGAATGCCGATGATGTAGACAAAATAACGCAGCTGCAGCTTGAAGATTTGAAGGTCGGGGCAGCCGCGAAGCTGATCACCTTGACTGGCGAAGCCCAGCTTGTACATGTGCCTAATGTAAACCAGAAAAACAATGAGCAAATCGTGCCTGACGAGCGGGAGATTACACTGAACAGCAGCAATATTGTTCTTAATCTGCCTGCTAACTCGGTGAGTGTGCTGGTGCTGAATCTTAAGGCATAAAGAAGCGTCTGCTCTGTACTATGCAGGCTTTAGCAGCAGCAGGTGCAAAATAATATGCAGTACTGCACAGAAGACACCCTTAGGGGTGTCTTCTGCTATATCTCATGCCAGTATCAAATGCAAACATCACAGCCCAAGAATAGCTGATTAATGAATAATGTGTTCATACGGAATGCAGCGTGCTGTTTAGTCGGATCGTGTTGAAGGGCTTGATTCGGGTAAAAGGTAGGGATTCCATCCCTTACAGTGCCTTCATACGGTTGTTCCTTGGCTGATGCTCGACTTCTGCAAGTCCTAATGCCTCCATTAAGGGAGGGATATACATACCGAATCTGCCGCGCAGACCCTTTTTCAAGCCGTACCAGCCGCCGACCGGGTTGTCAGGAGAACGCCCCCAGGCTTCGACCGTGCCTGCTTTTGCCGGCTTCTGCTCATCAGCGCTGCCCAGCTCCATCCACTCCCCATGCTCCTTAAGCATGGCGTACAAGTCATTGATGCAGCGATAGTCGTAATGCAGCACGGTTTTACCTACCGTGCAGACGATAATGGGTTTGCCGTCTTTTTCATCTTTATACATTTCATATTCAGAGGTTAGCGGAGGCGTCTTTAATTTCCAAGGATTTTCTTTTGTCCCTGCATCTGTTGGCATATCGTTTCTCCTTTGCGCTGCAATATTAGCTTCCGTGTATTATAAAGAATACAAATACTGATTGCAATTCAGGTCAAATATACAAGCGCTGCCTTTGCTAAGATCATCAATGAGAGGAAGGGAACCTTCAATGGTGGAATGGAATGAAATGGTTCAGCTCATGATTGATTGGATTGATGCTGATCTTACAGCAGCGCCAACACTGCTGAGAATGTCGGAACAGCTTGGGTATTCCCCTTATTACTGCACCAAGCAGTTTCACGCGCTGACCGGGACGACACTCAGGGATTATATCTGGATGCGCAGAATCAGCCGTGCCGCCCTGGAGCTGCGCGACACGGATACGCGAATTCTGGATATTGCCGTAAAGTTCGGGTTTTCGTCGCAGGAGGCATTCTCCCGGGCTTTTTCGAAGGCTTTTAACACGACCCCGTCTGCCCACCGGAAAGCACCCTGTCCCATTCCACTGACCATTCGTGCCGAAGTGTTCACTCCTTATCATTATCTGATCAAGGAGCGGGATAAAATGAGAGAAGTGCATTTGCAGGAAGCGGAGATTAAGCTCGAAGTCATACCGGCCCATAAATTCATCGGGATCTGGGACCTTGCTTCCCATAACTACGCCGGGTTCTGGGAGAACGGGCATGATTGCGATGAAATCTCCGGAACGCTGGAGAGCATGTCTCATCATACGTTAGCTGGACAACTGGGCCAGACGGCCGGATGGTTCTATAAGAACGGCCAAAAAGGTTACTTGTACGGAATCCCTGTTTCATCGGATTACAACGGGAAGATCCCTGAGGGGATGGAGTGCAGGGATATTCCGGAATCGGAGTATCTGGTCTTTTTTCACCCGCCATTTGATTACCTGAAGGATAATGGTCAAGTGATGCGGACTGTTGAGCAAGTGGCCTGGAACTACGATCCCAAGGTCATGGGTTATGCCTGGGATGAAGAAACGAAGCAGGACTATCAGCGCCATTTCCCCGAGGGCTATGGCTATGCGGTGCTGCGGCCAGTGAGAAAGTTAACTGGAAACGAGGAGTAAGCAGCGGGCTGATCTCGAAGAGAATTTTCCCCGATAGGTGCATAGTGCAAAGAAACAGTCTACAGTGCAGGCTTTCGCCAGGATTTGCCCACGTGATCCCTCCAAATAAGCTGAACAAAAGAACCTGTCACCCAGTTCAAGGGCCACAGGTTCTTTTATCATTTGTTCCTATACTTCAATTTATGAAGAAAGTCTTTAAGCCTCTGCATGGCGCTGGCTGTTCTCCAGTATCTCTTTAGCCAGCCCATCTCCACGGTGTTCGAGCATGCTTACGGTTTGCAGTAGCTCCGCCTGCCGGCTTCGGTGCTCATTCGTCCAGAACGGGCGGGGGGAAACGCCCGGCTCTATAGAAGCTGGATCGGTCATTCCCTTGTAAAAACCTTCAAGTAAGGCGTCGATCTGTTCATACACCCCGGCCATCTCAGCCAGCGCGCCGGCTTCGGCAGGATGCTGCAACAGCGGCAGCGATGCTTTTAAGTAAGCTGCGGCGCTTCTACGGGCATCGGTTAGTGCCATCATGCAAAAGTAGTTTACGCTGAACCTGCGTTCAAAATCAGAGGTTTCTGCATCTTGGTACCACCGGTTGCTGAGCAGACCTTCGCACCAGGTATCCAAAGCCTTATAGCCGAGCTGGTAACCTCTATTGTCATCCGCCCTCATGGAGTCCAGCTTGACCCTGAGTGAAGCATAGAAGTTGTCCAGAGCTGACGGTACATGAGCCTGGCTGTCAAAGCGCATTAGCATATAAGGCCAATGGTCCACATATAAATAGCCCTTGCTGACCTTCATATCGCTCTGAAACTCTGGATCGTCGTGCAGACTCTCGAAGGTTTCGCCGTCAAAATAGCTGCGGCACAGCAGGGTATCCCCATTGTCCAAGTACCCTGTAATTACGCCCCACTCGGGGGCAACCCTGAGGTTGATCGCTATCGGCAGCTGATGCTTTCGAATGCTGTCCATTAGTTTTTGCTTCTCCTGTTTGCGCTCTTCCGGTGTAAGCCGGTTCGCCCGGCTGGCTGTAAGACCATAGGCTTTATGGGCAGCAGCTGAATAATCATAGGCTACGAGCGCATCGGCTGAGCTATAATCCCACATAGGTGTAAAAGAAATTCTCCAGCATGCCCCGGACACCCCCATTACCTGCTCATAGGTAGTCTCAATCCCCCTTGTGCTCAAAGACAGATAGAAGGCTCCTGCCCATGAGCAGTCCATTCCTTGGCCGAAGCCAAGTCGGCCTACATTCTCAACAATATAATGCTGCCGGGACGGTTGGATGGCGAAGAGGCGGGTCCGGTCCGGGCTGTAGTGAATCTGCTCACCTTCGGCACAGCTTACCGCATGAATACCCTCGGCATTCAAGTAGAGGAGCAGCAGATAATCGTTGCCATCATTGTCGATAAGGCTTGGGAAAAGCTCGTGGCTGACCGTGAAATGCTCCCACTGAAAGAACTCATAATGCTGCATCTTCTTCAAAACATTCCGGTGGATCAGCTCATTTCCATAGGAGGCGTACACAAATTCCAGTCCGCTTTTGCCGGAGGTATACCCTTTGGAATGGACATCAATCGTCAGAAGCTGTTCTTTCAGCGCATAGGCTGAATAGATTCCCGCAGGCGTCTCATATCTGACAATCAGCACCTTGGAGCGGTCGCCGGACAGACAGCCGGGGAAGATATGATCGCTGACGGTGAAGGACAGTTTGTTGCCGGCCACGAACTGGTTCACAAAGTGGGTGACATCATGGGAATCCCGGCCATCTGTGTATACGGCGGAAAGTACGACTAATTCCTGGGGCAGCAAAATACCGTCAATGGGGTGGCCTAGTACACTGGACAGCAAAGGCAGGGTGGCGGTTTCGGGCAGGGACTTCCCCGTTTCCCATTTGGAGACGGCTTGAGCCGTGACATTGAGCTGTTCGGCCAATTGTTCTTGGGACAGCTGTTTTTCTTTACGGAGCATGGCGATGCGTTTGCCGACTTTTTCGCTACTGATCATAGTTACCTCTCCCGAAATTGAATTCGACGTCGTAATTTCATTATAATCCCGGACTATGGAATAACCATGGATTCAAGGAGGGGAGAGGGGCGGCGTTTTCCAACCGGCAGTTGAGCCGGACAGTCATGGGCATTTTTCCAGAACAATCAGCTCCCCGTCCCATTCAGGAACAAACAGCTGACCGTCATAATAATCGAGGCTGCATATTCTCGGCAGCTGAAGGCTGAAGGGATCTGGAGTATCCAGAACATGCTCCGCTGGAGAAACGATGTGCGGGGTTCCGGCAATGGTGGTGATGATCCCGGAGCGATGGTCAACCCTGCGGACGACATGATTTTGCGTGTCTCCGATATACAGATTGGAGGCTTCGTCGAGAGATAATGACCATGGCCCGTCAAAATGTTCTCCGCTGCTTGAACCGAAGGTAGCCTGGATCGCAGATCCCCCATCTCCGGTGTAACCGCCGCGGCCCGTTCCCGCAATCACCGTGACTTCTTCATTAACGGGATCAATCTTGCGCACACAGTAGTTTTTGCTGTCCAGCACATACAGGTTTCCATCCGCTCCCCGTCTTAAATCATAAATCCAGTTAAACTGCACCTGTGTAAAAGATACTGTGCCCGCCTGAAATCCTGGTTCACCCGTTCCTAGCGTAGTCATTAAATTACCTTTCAGATCAAATTTATGGACCCGGCATCCGGTCACTTCATTGATCCACAAGAAGCCGGCAGAATCATACTCACAATTCCCAATATCCTTAAATCCACAAGCCGCTCCGTCTATCAGCAACCGGGCTTCTCCGGCAGCAGGGTTAATTGCGAATACTTTGTTATTCCCGCTG carries:
- a CDS encoding helix-turn-helix transcriptional regulator; this encodes MISSEKVGKRIAMLRKEKQLSQEQLAEQLNVTAQAVSKWETGKSLPETATLPLLSSVLGHPIDGILLPQELVVLSAVYTDGRDSHDVTHFVNQFVAGNKLSFTVSDHIFPGCLSGDRSKVLIVRYETPAGIYSAYALKEQLLTIDVHSKGYTSGKSGLEFVYASYGNELIHRNVLKKMQHYEFFQWEHFTVSHELFPSLIDNDGNDYLLLLYLNAEGIHAVSCAEGEQIHYSPDRTRLFAIQPSRQHYIVENVGRLGFGQGMDCSWAGAFYLSLSTRGIETTYEQVMGVSGACWRISFTPMWDYSSADALVAYDYSAAAHKAYGLTASRANRLTPEERKQEKQKLMDSIRKHQLPIAINLRVAPEWGVITGYLDNGDTLLCRSYFDGETFESLHDDPEFQSDMKVSKGYLYVDHWPYMLMRFDSQAHVPSALDNFYASLRVKLDSMRADDNRGYQLGYKALDTWCEGLLSNRWYQDAETSDFERRFSVNYFCMMALTDARRSAAAYLKASLPLLQHPAEAGALAEMAGVYEQIDALLEGFYKGMTDPASIEPGVSPRPFWTNEHRSRQAELLQTVSMLEHRGDGLAKEILENSQRHAEA